In the Osmerus eperlanus chromosome 27, fOsmEpe2.1, whole genome shotgun sequence genome, one interval contains:
- the zgc:171740 gene encoding E3 ubiquitin-protein ligase rififylin: protein MWTSCCSWSCLEPTATVEETSSSWRQAYTNSGYSLSPTSPEHLCKACGGQFNTIARKHVCVDCKKSFCGRCSVQLEPPRPRLCHTCQRFHGTFFDRAQLMRLKVRELREYLHLHEVPTQTCREKEELVELVLGQHSPRSSSSSSEAVSRPGALPASLPASLPAALPGALPGVLPTSLSASPTPSLAPTSPDTTPDQSEQPGPETEASDQISEEEEEEEEEEEEEEEELISVVLQSSDGDEALVPGRRASLSDLSRVEDVEGLSVRQLKEILARNFVNFKGCCEKWELMERVTRLYNDQKDLQNLVSNTENEEESAAPKSLEENLCRICMDSPIDCVLLECGHMVTCSKCGKRMNECPICRQYVVRAVHVFRS from the exons ATGTGGACATCTTGTTGTAGCTGGTCCTGTCTGGAACCCACCGCCACAGTGGAAGAAACGAGCAGCTCATGGCGCCAGGCCTACACCAACTCAGGCTACAGCCTGTCCCCCACGTCCCCCGAGCACCTGTGCAAGGCCTGCGGAGGCCAGTTTAACACCATCGCCAGGAAG catgtgtgtgtggactgtaagAAGAGCTTCTGTGGGCGCTGCTCTGTGCAGCTGGAGCCACCTCGCCCACGCCTCTGCCACACCTGCCAGCGCTTCCACGGAACCTTCTTCGACCGCGCCCAGCTGATGAGGCTGAAG GTGAGGGAGCTGCGAGAGTACCTCCACCTTCACGAGGTCCCCACCCAGACCTGccgggagaaggaggagctggtggagctgGTTCTGGGGCAGCACTCCCccagaagcagcagcagcagcagcgaggCTGTGAGCAGGCCCGgggccctgcctgcctctctgcctgcctccctgcccgccGCCCTGCCCGGGGCGCTGCCCGGGGTGctgcccacctccctctccgcctcccccacgccctccctcgcccccaccAGCCCAGACACCACCCCAGACCAGTCGGAGCAGCCTGGACCAGAGACGGAGGCATCAGATCAGAtatctgaggaggaggaggaagaggaggaggaagaggaggaagaggaagaggag CTCATCTCTGTTGTGCTGCAGTCTTCAGACGGTGACGAGGCACTGGTCCCGGGGCGCAGGGCGTCGCTGTCGGAcctgagcagggtggaggacgtGGAGGGCCTCAGCGTCCGACAGCTCAAGGAGATCCTCGCTCGCAACTTCGTCAACTTCAAGGGCTGCTGTGAGAAGTGGGAGCTGATGGAGAGAGTCACCCGCCTGTACAACGACCAGAAAGACCTCCAGAACCTCG tGTCCAACACTGAGAATGAAGAAG agtcCGCGGCGCCCAAAAGCCTGGAGGAGAACCTGTGCCGGATCTGCATGGACTCTCCCATCGACTGTGTTCTGCTGGAGTGTGGTCACATGGTCACCTGCAGCAAGTGTGGCAAGCGCATGAACGAGTGCCCCATCTGCAGGCAGTACGTGGTGCGGGCGGTGCACGTGTTCAGGTCCTGA